From Haloglomus litoreum, the proteins below share one genomic window:
- a CDS encoding DUF7319 domain-containing protein encodes MADPRSTPSEDGPDADDPPADESAADRGHDGDAADDGGSPDEFSTEELRAQVEEKYDFEDFKPEDMKRMSPEEWDAAFDPETWITGEELMDRVEADIKAAVVRRDVFARIERLDDPDRIVAYSDEGYAVVYGDGSIEGSGTVLRDVKPVVALCSMEEYEPDEMPDGDLLPDPMEVPEGSGERGNLMLQIVAGIQLLAGLVLLGGGVLSALDGTEGSSILVIAGVGFLFIAFVLFFTVANARLSDKFRAEEYRNRLRAIGVEGEDRPEFMDDLVAEHPELVEPDDEDGETAA; translated from the coding sequence ATGGCTGACCCCCGGTCGACCCCCAGCGAGGACGGCCCCGATGCCGACGACCCCCCGGCAGACGAGTCGGCCGCCGACCGAGGACACGACGGGGACGCGGCCGACGACGGCGGGTCGCCGGACGAGTTCTCCACCGAGGAGCTCCGGGCGCAGGTCGAGGAGAAGTACGATTTCGAGGACTTCAAACCGGAGGACATGAAGCGGATGTCCCCGGAGGAGTGGGACGCGGCGTTCGACCCCGAGACCTGGATCACCGGCGAGGAGCTGATGGACCGGGTGGAGGCCGACATCAAGGCCGCCGTCGTCCGCCGCGACGTGTTCGCCCGTATCGAGCGGCTGGACGACCCCGACCGCATCGTGGCCTACTCCGACGAGGGGTACGCCGTGGTCTACGGGGACGGGAGCATCGAGGGCTCGGGCACGGTCCTGCGCGACGTGAAGCCAGTCGTGGCGCTCTGTTCGATGGAGGAGTACGAGCCCGACGAGATGCCGGACGGCGACCTGCTGCCGGACCCCATGGAGGTGCCGGAGGGGAGCGGCGAGCGCGGGAACCTGATGCTGCAGATCGTCGCCGGCATCCAGCTCCTCGCCGGGCTGGTCCTGCTCGGCGGCGGTGTCCTCTCCGCGCTGGACGGCACCGAGGGGAGTTCCATCCTCGTCATCGCCGGGGTGGGCTTCCTCTTCATCGCGTTCGTCCTCTTCTTCACGGTGGCGAACGCCCGGCTCTCGGACAAGTTCCGGGCCGAGGAGTACCGCAACCGGCTCCGGGCCATCGGCGTAGAGGGCGAGGATCGGCCGGAGTTCATGGACGACCTCGTGGCCGAGCACCCGGAGCTGGTCGAGCCCGACGACGAGGACGGCGAGACGGCCGCCTGA
- a CDS encoding DUF7321 family protein, translated as MVADALVATLVAVAVTLSLPCFLYGAWIMIDAEAVTWGVLTYHLKFILTGLTLTTVPLVGWMFPRLFGIWGHSAQFGGYSAVHAFLGFTAYAFLLFGFTGIVRIFRAKWEHDLYHDYDEDVLLEEIGSDRMSHWRSRLRVGVFGYTFFWLIAWLTGLSRYVLRYVVT; from the coding sequence ATGGTCGCCGACGCCCTCGTCGCCACGCTGGTCGCCGTGGCGGTGACGCTGTCGCTCCCCTGCTTCCTCTACGGCGCGTGGATCATGATCGACGCCGAGGCGGTGACCTGGGGCGTCCTCACCTACCACCTCAAGTTCATCCTCACGGGGTTGACCCTGACGACGGTTCCGCTGGTCGGCTGGATGTTCCCCCGCCTGTTCGGCATCTGGGGGCACTCCGCCCAGTTCGGGGGCTACTCGGCGGTCCACGCCTTCCTCGGCTTCACCGCCTACGCCTTCCTCCTGTTCGGGTTCACCGGCATCGTCCGCATCTTCCGGGCGAAGTGGGAACACGACCTCTACCACGACTACGACGAGGACGTGCTGCTGGAGGAGATCGGCTCCGACCGGATGAGCCACTGGCGCTCCCGGCTCCGGGTCGGCGTGTTCGGCTACACCTTCTTCTGGCTCATCGCGTGGCTGACGGGACTGTCGCGGTACGTCCTCCGGTACGTCGTCACATAA
- a CDS encoding helix-turn-helix domain-containing protein: MGQNDFARRPHIAARMPDVREAVLQLDWAQLETLGLGDLFEVVDEAGIRDVTDLVWRGSTGIVLVRLERPVAAGRLDALDPVVWWERLPESGDGATYLCELRIPELPEQEVITRDVRGMDERGIQVAIVGSQADISRGVERLDEVGVDARVERFADYQGPSAPLDALTARQREVVRTAHELGYYDVPREATADDIAERLDLDPSTVGEHLRRAQANLMDHLLAGTED, translated from the coding sequence ATGGGGCAGAACGACTTTGCCCGTCGGCCACACATCGCCGCCCGGATGCCGGACGTGCGCGAGGCCGTGTTGCAGCTCGACTGGGCCCAGCTGGAGACGCTCGGTCTGGGCGACCTGTTCGAGGTCGTCGACGAGGCGGGGATCCGTGACGTGACCGACCTCGTCTGGCGGGGGTCGACCGGAATCGTCCTCGTGCGGCTCGAGCGTCCGGTGGCCGCCGGCCGACTCGACGCTCTCGACCCGGTCGTCTGGTGGGAGCGCCTCCCCGAGTCCGGGGACGGCGCGACCTACCTCTGTGAACTCCGCATCCCCGAACTCCCCGAGCAGGAGGTCATCACCCGGGACGTCCGCGGGATGGACGAGCGGGGGATACAGGTCGCCATCGTCGGCTCGCAGGCCGACATCAGTCGTGGGGTCGAGCGACTCGACGAGGTCGGCGTCGATGCACGGGTCGAGCGCTTCGCGGACTACCAGGGACCATCGGCACCGCTCGACGCCCTCACGGCCCGCCAGCGGGAGGTCGTCCGGACCGCCCACGAGCTGGGCTACTACGACGTCCCCCGGGAGGCGACCGCCGACGACATCGCCGAACGGCTCGACCTCGACCCCTCGACGGTCGGCGAGCACCTCCGCCGTGCCCAGGCGAACCTGATGGACCACCTCCTCGCCGGGACCGAGGACTGA